A genome region from bacterium includes the following:
- a CDS encoding phospholipase D family protein has product MIEYIESEEHYSHVVEGIMVKAKDRLDIATANIKAIRIIKGRSSIDLLDFLHQRLSRGIQVRILHSAVPSEYLLHRMAKKPLPAGFAMRRCPRVHQKTFLADDKLLYIGSANLTGAGIGAKSSNRRNFEVGFLTDERQFIDKAGSLFEMIWCGDMCLKCGRKNICPIPLEEV; this is encoded by the coding sequence ATGATTGAGTATATCGAGTCCGAAGAGCATTATAGTCATGTTGTAGAGGGTATAATGGTTAAGGCGAAAGATCGACTCGATATTGCAACCGCAAATATTAAAGCTATAAGAATAATAAAAGGCAGAAGCTCGATAGACCTTTTGGATTTTCTTCATCAGAGGCTATCCCGGGGTATTCAGGTAAGGATACTGCATTCGGCTGTGCCTTCGGAATATCTACTTCATCGGATGGCGAAAAAACCCTTGCCAGCGGGATTTGCCATGAGGCGTTGCCCAAGGGTGCATCAGAAAACTTTTTTAGCTGACGATAAGCTATTATATATTGGTTCGGCTAATCTTACCGGTGCAGGAATTGGAGCAAAGTCCTCGAATAGGAGGAATTTTGAGGTTGGTTTTTTAACAGATGAAAGGCAATTTATCGACAAAGCGGGTTCACTTTTTGAGATGATATGGTGTGGAGACATGTGTCTTAAGTGTGGAAGGAAGAATATTTGTCCTATTCCTCTCGAAGAGGTTTGA
- a CDS encoding PTS sugar transporter subunit IIA produces MLNEKLPARAVKIPLTSSDKISIIEELTQLLCDVYSIDSSAEIFDSVLEREEMMSTGVGYGLAIPHAKVDKISIPKIVAGISEKGVYFDSIDHRPARIFFLLVSPKNDCGEHVRILSELSRIMNNPRVREEILTAQTSAQFVDILGKFEG; encoded by the coding sequence ATGTTAAACGAGAAACTTCCAGCTAGAGCGGTTAAAATCCCGCTCACCAGTTCCGATAAGATATCGATAATAGAGGAGCTCACACAACTTCTTTGCGATGTTTATTCCATAGATTCCAGCGCGGAGATTTTTGATTCCGTTCTCGAGAGGGAAGAAATGATGAGCACTGGTGTTGGTTATGGGTTGGCGATACCTCATGCCAAGGTAGATAAAATATCAATACCAAAGATTGTTGCTGGTATATCCGAAAAAGGCGTATATTTTGATTCAATAGATCATCGCCCGGCAAGGATATTTTTTCTTCTTGTTTCACCAAAGAACGATTGTGGTGAGCATGTTAGGATTTTGTCCGAGCTTTCCAGGATAATGAATAATCCCAGAGTCCGTGAGGAGATTTTAACCGCACAGACTAGTGCTCAATTTGTAGATATTTTGGGTAAATTCGAGGGGTAA
- a CDS encoding DUF494 family protein, with the protein MNNRLLEVLILVAEALQQSNDASLALSEQTRNELIEKGFTNDEVQNAIHWIGERLPLNKGKRAIRVLSNFERIHLTTKGSGLLLKLRNLNLLTDEHIELIIARALLLNELPIDAESVRNMAFVLLFDLKNHHDGFSMYVDSDKNDLEN; encoded by the coding sequence ATGAATAATCGGCTACTAGAAGTTTTAATTCTCGTTGCAGAAGCTCTGCAACAAAGCAATGACGCTAGTTTGGCGTTATCGGAACAAACCCGAAACGAGCTTATCGAAAAGGGTTTTACCAATGACGAAGTCCAAAATGCTATTCATTGGATCGGCGAAAGACTTCCATTAAATAAAGGGAAAAGAGCGATTAGAGTTCTATCAAATTTCGAGAGGATACATCTAACAACCAAAGGATCTGGTTTACTCCTCAAACTACGAAATCTTAACCTTCTCACAGATGAACATATCGAACTCATTATTGCACGAGCGCTTTTGCTCAACGAATTGCCTATCGATGCTGAAAGTGTAAGAAACATGGCATTCGTCCTTCTTTTTGATTTGAAAAACCATCACGACGGCTTTTCTATGTATGTCGATTCCGATAAAAATGACTTAGAAAATTAA